A single genomic interval of Chitinophaga sp. 180180018-3 harbors:
- a CDS encoding helix-turn-helix domain-containing protein has product MKAKIYKPHPALQDLVNCISIYQVDFTQSQGLTNIYRFVPAYQRYIIFYLEDPIKVLKPGNDGFITKPVCVTIGPQEQAVTLDMGSRHLALCIAFQPSGLHRLLKIPISEIYEQDFDTRLLLGNEIDEITERLKEATDWDHMISITEFYLLKKISKLKPVLPVDKAMAVMVNSAGNVTMEELASLACLSLRQFERRCTERLGMPPKQYARLIRFCKAYQLKELFPQKTWTEIAYNSGYYDQMHFIRDFKKFAGITPSFIHEDELKNTIRLHKIME; this is encoded by the coding sequence ATGAAAGCAAAAATTTATAAGCCGCATCCTGCGCTGCAGGATCTGGTGAACTGTATAAGTATCTACCAGGTTGACTTTACCCAAAGCCAGGGGTTAACGAATATTTACAGGTTTGTGCCTGCCTACCAACGTTATATTATTTTTTATCTGGAAGATCCCATCAAGGTGTTAAAGCCGGGCAACGACGGTTTTATCACTAAGCCTGTATGCGTGACCATAGGCCCGCAGGAGCAGGCGGTAACCCTTGATATGGGCAGCCGCCACCTGGCACTGTGTATTGCCTTTCAACCCAGCGGGTTGCACCGCCTCCTGAAGATTCCCATTTCCGAGATCTATGAACAGGATTTTGATACCCGCCTGCTGCTCGGCAATGAGATCGATGAGATTACGGAGCGACTGAAAGAAGCAACAGACTGGGATCACATGATAAGCATAACGGAGTTTTATCTATTGAAAAAAATATCCAAACTCAAGCCTGTTCTGCCAGTCGATAAAGCCATGGCAGTAATGGTAAACAGTGCCGGCAATGTTACGATGGAAGAGTTGGCTTCCCTGGCCTGCCTCAGTCTCCGGCAGTTTGAACGCAGGTGTACCGAACGGCTCGGAATGCCGCCTAAACAATATGCCCGCCTTATCCGGTTTTGCAAAGCCTACCAGCTGAAAGAATTATTCCCGCAGAAAACATGGACGGAAATAGCCTATAACAGCGGGTATTACGATCAGATGCATTTTATACGGGACTTCAAGAAATTTGCCGGAATCACTCCCTCTTTTATTCATGAAGACGAACTGAAAAATACAATCAGATTACATAAAATAATGGAATAA
- a CDS encoding NAD-dependent epimerase/dehydratase family protein: MRIAITGASGYIGSVLVPVLLSEGHQLQLLTRKPAAAATAAGVTYITGDLLDENNLRTLVTGAEAVIHLAAMISVDDRPDETVFRVNTEGTRLLAGAARAAGVGRFIHLSSVTAYNQAPYDERMDEKRGATTETRYGYDYSKAVSQAIALAHNGPDMAVVVLAPTAVMGPFDQQPSLIGKAVVKIYQRKIPALFPGGVDFVDVRDVAGAIAAALHRGTAGSAYLLSGTWASLVTLSREIGRVSGRRIALPVVPLWLVFGMLPLVRFWARITGGPPFYTRQSVYNLILSNKKIDHAAATAELGFEPRAFTATVEDTINWFRQTGVIR, translated from the coding sequence ATGAGAATTGCTATTACGGGTGCCTCAGGTTACATAGGAAGTGTACTGGTGCCTGTATTACTATCCGAAGGGCATCAATTACAACTGCTTACCCGCAAACCGGCGGCAGCAGCTACTGCTGCCGGGGTTACCTATATAACCGGAGATTTGCTGGACGAAAACAATTTGCGTACCCTGGTAACCGGCGCCGAGGCGGTGATACACCTTGCAGCAATGATTTCCGTGGATGACCGGCCTGATGAAACCGTTTTCAGGGTAAATACCGAAGGTACCCGGTTGCTGGCCGGGGCGGCCCGCGCTGCAGGTGTCGGGCGATTTATACATCTCAGTTCTGTAACAGCATACAACCAGGCTCCCTATGACGAGCGCATGGATGAAAAACGGGGTGCCACAACGGAAACCCGCTACGGGTACGACTACTCGAAGGCAGTATCTCAGGCCATTGCACTGGCACACAACGGGCCGGATATGGCAGTGGTGGTGCTGGCGCCTACAGCGGTAATGGGACCATTCGACCAGCAGCCATCGCTGATCGGCAAGGCTGTTGTTAAAATTTATCAGCGAAAGATCCCGGCATTATTTCCCGGCGGGGTCGACTTTGTAGATGTGCGGGATGTGGCCGGCGCGATAGCAGCGGCACTGCACCGTGGCACAGCGGGGAGTGCCTATTTGCTAAGCGGTACCTGGGCCTCGCTGGTAACGCTGAGCAGGGAAATAGGCAGGGTCAGCGGGCGGCGTATAGCCCTTCCCGTTGTACCGCTATGGCTGGTATTTGGGATGCTGCCACTGGTAAGGTTCTGGGCTCGTATTACAGGCGGGCCGCCATTCTATACCCGGCAATCGGTGTATAATCTTATATTGAGCAATAAAAAAATAGATCATGCGGCTGCTACAGCGGAGTTGGGATTCGAGCCGCGGGCATTTACAGCAACCGTTGAGGACACCATCAACTGGTTCAGACAAACAGGCGTTATCAGATGA
- a CDS encoding DUF1295 domain-containing protein: MTHHLPFGEYVVFIYCWVALGIAAGIYLLWREAPYGRYSNNRWGPMISNKMGWFMMETTVLVSFLIWIPFRTFQWQSPAGFMMLLFIMHYLHRSFVYPFMIRTRGKKMPLVIMASAILFNTVNGSLLGIWFGSFAHYPDNWWSSFPFIAGTILFLLGMGINWRSDYHLIRLRSIHETGYRIPVAGLFRYVSSPNLAGELLEWSGYALLTWSLPALAFLIWTCANLVPRALANHQWYRQQFPEYPGERKALIPFIW, encoded by the coding sequence ATGACACATCATTTACCGTTCGGGGAATACGTGGTTTTTATTTATTGCTGGGTGGCACTGGGTATCGCCGCCGGTATTTACCTGCTGTGGCGCGAAGCGCCCTACGGCCGTTACAGCAACAACCGCTGGGGACCAATGATCAGCAACAAAATGGGCTGGTTCATGATGGAAACCACTGTATTGGTATCGTTCCTCATATGGATCCCCTTTCGTACCTTTCAATGGCAATCCCCCGCGGGATTCATGATGCTTTTATTCATCATGCATTATCTGCACCGCAGTTTCGTATATCCGTTCATGATACGTACCCGGGGCAAGAAGATGCCGCTGGTGATTATGGCATCCGCCATATTGTTCAATACGGTGAATGGTTCATTACTGGGGATCTGGTTCGGCAGTTTTGCGCACTACCCTGATAACTGGTGGAGCAGTTTTCCTTTTATTGCCGGCACTATACTTTTCCTGCTGGGCATGGGAATCAACTGGCGCTCGGATTATCACCTGATCCGGCTCAGAAGCATTCATGAAACCGGCTACAGGATACCTGTAGCGGGATTATTCAGGTACGTTTCCTCTCCCAACCTGGCAGGTGAGCTCCTGGAATGGAGTGGTTACGCACTGCTGACCTGGAGCCTCCCTGCATTGGCCTTTTTAATATGGACCTGTGCAAACCTGGTACCACGTGCACTGGCTAATCATCAATGGTACCGGCAGCAATTCCCTGAATATCCGGGCGAACGAAAAGCACTCATACCTTTTATCTGGTAA
- a CDS encoding ABC transporter permease, with protein sequence MSKKYSQLKASFVIARASLQATLRSPVSIVFALLFPIIFVTVFGAMVDSTAVKVNIKLSPHSDTSNPMYPAIKAVSIFNLTTGDDSATMIADLKKGRIAGIICLRSPVIVNGIPHFNTDLLGSSAVADKTPLIQAALQTAAHQVNQQILPDAPVAATVHSVQVPGRTYRQIDFILPGQLGFSLLMAGVFGSAFLLFNLRHTLVLKRIYVTPVSRTALLFGEMLSRLLFQIICFIIITALGYFAFKFTLINGLLTFLEMLLLSVFGLVVFMGIGFIISGLIRHESSIAPVANTITVPQILLCGLFFPVENYPVWLRSFCEMLPLTFFVDGLRKIAFEGLHIWEIPTQLGGLMVWGAAIALLSVKLFKWE encoded by the coding sequence ATGTCGAAGAAATACAGTCAGCTGAAAGCATCGTTTGTAATAGCCAGGGCCAGTTTGCAGGCCACCCTGCGCAGTCCTGTTTCTATCGTGTTTGCCCTGTTGTTCCCTATCATCTTTGTAACTGTATTCGGTGCGATGGTCGACAGCACCGCTGTGAAGGTCAACATCAAATTATCGCCACACAGTGATACCAGTAATCCGATGTATCCTGCCATTAAAGCAGTGAGCATTTTCAACCTCACTACAGGTGATGATTCAGCAACGATGATTGCTGACCTGAAGAAAGGAAGGATTGCGGGGATCATCTGTCTGCGTTCACCGGTGATAGTGAATGGCATCCCCCACTTCAATACAGATCTGCTGGGCAGCAGTGCGGTAGCGGATAAGACGCCGCTGATACAGGCAGCCCTGCAAACAGCCGCCCACCAGGTAAACCAGCAAATACTGCCCGACGCGCCGGTAGCAGCTACTGTTCATAGTGTACAGGTACCGGGTAGAACTTATCGCCAGATAGATTTTATTCTACCGGGGCAGCTTGGTTTTTCGCTGTTGATGGCCGGCGTATTTGGCTCTGCCTTCCTGTTGTTCAATCTCCGTCATACACTGGTGCTGAAAAGGATATACGTTACTCCTGTTAGCCGTACTGCGCTGCTTTTCGGCGAAATGCTGAGCCGCCTGTTGTTCCAGATCATCTGCTTTATTATCATCACCGCACTCGGATATTTTGCATTTAAATTTACCCTCATCAATGGTTTACTTACATTCCTTGAAATGTTGCTGTTATCCGTTTTCGGCCTTGTTGTGTTCATGGGCATCGGCTTTATCATCAGCGGGTTAATCCGCCATGAGAGCTCCATTGCGCCGGTAGCCAACACCATCACGGTACCACAAATACTCCTGTGCGGATTGTTTTTCCCGGTGGAAAATTATCCCGTATGGCTACGCAGTTTCTGTGAGATGTTACCACTCACTTTCTTTGTAGATGGACTTAGAAAAATAGCTTTCGAGGGATTACATATCTGGGAGATTCCCACGCAGCTGGGTGGTCTCATGGTATGGGGCGCCGCCATAGCACTACTATCGGTAAAGCTTTTTAAATGGGAGTAA
- a CDS encoding efflux RND transporter periplasmic adaptor subunit, whose protein sequence is MSRSVIVVFFLFTLGACSNNKGAGKQATITSYPVIELKPRNAVINADYPATIQGIQNIEIRPKIDGYVEAIYVDEGAAVKKGQLLFRINAPQYEQNVNTAEANIKIAVADVNSAQMQVNKVKPLVEKDIVSAYELEAAAYTLQSKKAALAQAEAALKNAQTNLSYTVITSPADGVIGILPYKIGSLVNSTTPSALTTVSNISQIYAYFSINERQGLNFFLSSKGVTMQEKLATLPPVTLVLANGVLLPKKGKVETASGLINPQTGAINMRATFDNPDGLVRSGSSAVVRIPTNIDTALLVPQKATFQIQGKLFVYVLDANNKVRSVDIGSNASEAGQSFVVQHGVKAGDKIVVDGISNLREDLEIKPRIVSADSVYSSL, encoded by the coding sequence ATGAGCAGATCTGTTATCGTTGTTTTTTTCCTGTTTACGCTGGGGGCGTGTAGCAACAACAAGGGCGCAGGAAAACAGGCTACTATTACGTCGTATCCTGTAATTGAGCTGAAGCCCCGGAACGCCGTAATTAACGCTGACTATCCGGCTACGATACAAGGGATTCAAAATATTGAGATCCGGCCTAAAATCGACGGGTATGTGGAAGCCATCTATGTTGACGAGGGGGCTGCGGTAAAGAAAGGGCAGCTCTTATTCAGGATCAATGCACCTCAATATGAACAGAATGTAAATACTGCTGAGGCGAACATCAAAATAGCTGTTGCCGACGTAAACTCAGCACAGATGCAGGTTAACAAGGTGAAGCCGTTGGTAGAAAAAGACATTGTAAGTGCCTATGAGCTGGAAGCTGCGGCGTATACCCTTCAATCTAAAAAAGCAGCCCTGGCGCAGGCCGAGGCAGCACTTAAAAATGCCCAAACCAATCTTAGCTATACAGTGATCACCAGTCCTGCTGACGGAGTGATCGGAATACTGCCCTATAAAATAGGCAGCCTCGTAAACAGTACCACTCCAAGCGCACTGACTACGGTGTCCAACATCTCCCAGATCTATGCTTATTTCTCCATCAACGAACGGCAGGGACTTAATTTCTTTCTCTCGTCCAAAGGGGTTACCATGCAGGAAAAGCTGGCAACGCTTCCACCGGTGACATTAGTGCTGGCGAACGGTGTGTTATTGCCGAAAAAAGGAAAAGTGGAAACGGCCAGCGGGCTGATCAATCCGCAAACCGGCGCTATCAACATGAGAGCTACTTTCGATAATCCCGATGGACTGGTCAGGAGTGGCAGCAGCGCGGTGGTGCGTATTCCCACTAATATCGACACTGCCCTGCTGGTGCCGCAGAAGGCTACTTTTCAGATACAGGGTAAACTATTTGTTTATGTATTGGACGCCAATAACAAAGTTAGATCTGTTGACATAGGATCCAATGCCAGTGAGGCAGGACAATCATTCGTAGTACAGCATGGCGTAAAAGCGGGAGATAAAATAGTGGTAGATGGCATCAGCAATCTGCGGGAAGACCTGGAGATCAAGCCTCGCATAGTCAGTGCCGACAGTGTTTATAGCAGTCTGTAA
- a CDS encoding efflux RND transporter permease subunit, whose amino-acid sequence MLKRFIERPVLSTVVSIIIVTLGILGLVSLPISQYPDIAPPTIQVQASYAGANADVVLKSVIVPLEQQINGVENMDYITSTAGNDGSANITVSFKIGSDPNMAAVNVQNAVARATPLLPQEVTRSGVTVQKKQTSNLLIFSVYSTNPSFDQTFLQNYVDINIIPVIKRIQGVGDASAPGQMDYSMRIWLNTQAMASYGLVPADITAALAEQNIQAAPGQFGERGGQAFQYVIRYPGTLTDTTQFGNIVIRSSLRSRLLRLKDVARIELGALSYFNSTRTNGYPAVSVDVAQVAGSNARDVITQTLKVMEDASKSFPKGVKYVVLQNVDDFLMASIDKVLHTLFEAFILVFVVVFLFLQDFRSTLIPAISVPVAIIGTFFFLKVFGFTINLLTLFALILAIGIVVDDAIVIVEAVHARLDTGYRSARKASIDALGDISAAIISITLVMSAVFVPVSFIGGSSGVFYKQFGLTLAIAIILSAINALTLSPALCAIFLRPHGNGHTKKGFLQRFYSAFNAGFEGITRRYTTTLHFFSRRIWIPMLILLCFCAGLAIIARITSTGFVPEEDLGTVNCNISLPPDASLQRTDVVARKIEKIATTIPEINNVLAVTGRGQLSGNGSNYAMVVMRLIPWSSRQRTIQQIIAELNKKAANITEAEIKFFAPPTIQGFGASNGFAFQLQDKTGGDIARFYKVSRDFLSALTERPEIQFATTSFNPNFPQYLMNVNVPKAKDAGLTVTDITSAMQGYFGGIYASNFNQFGQQYRVMVQASPEYRMTPESLNAVFVRTGAGVMVPITEFVDLTQTYGPQAITRFNLFNSISVNGTPNPSYSSGQAIAAIQQSAAETLPPGFGFEFSGITREELAGNSQTIFIFLLCLIFVYLLLSAQYESYILPLAILLAIPVGIFGAFLFAWLFGISNNIYVQITLIMLIGLLAKNAILIVEYAVERRRAGMDIAEAAVSGAQARLRPILMTSFAFILGLIPLMIATGAGANGNRSIGTGAVGGMLIGTLFGIFITPALFIIFQTLQEKIRKSPSREDEDEGTTMPALAE is encoded by the coding sequence ATGTTAAAGAGATTTATAGAGCGGCCGGTGTTATCTACAGTAGTGTCGATCATTATTGTAACCCTGGGTATACTCGGACTGGTTTCATTGCCGATTTCCCAATATCCCGATATAGCGCCACCCACCATACAGGTACAGGCATCCTATGCGGGTGCAAATGCAGACGTAGTATTGAAAAGCGTGATCGTACCGCTTGAGCAGCAGATCAATGGTGTGGAGAATATGGATTACATCACCTCTACGGCTGGAAATGATGGTTCCGCCAACATCACGGTAAGTTTCAAGATCGGCAGTGATCCGAACATGGCAGCGGTGAATGTACAGAATGCGGTGGCAAGGGCCACTCCGCTCCTGCCGCAGGAAGTAACACGTTCAGGCGTTACCGTGCAAAAGAAGCAAACCAGCAATCTGTTGATCTTCTCTGTATACAGTACTAATCCTTCTTTTGATCAGACTTTTCTGCAGAATTATGTAGACATCAATATTATCCCGGTGATCAAGCGTATACAGGGAGTAGGCGATGCATCGGCGCCCGGACAAATGGACTACTCCATGCGCATCTGGCTGAATACACAGGCCATGGCCTCTTACGGACTGGTGCCGGCGGATATCACAGCAGCGCTGGCAGAGCAGAATATACAGGCAGCGCCCGGACAGTTCGGAGAGCGGGGCGGACAAGCCTTTCAATACGTTATACGTTATCCGGGTACGCTTACAGATACTACGCAATTCGGGAACATCGTGATCAGGTCCAGTTTGCGCAGCCGGTTGCTACGTCTGAAAGATGTGGCGCGCATAGAACTGGGAGCACTCAGTTACTTTAACAGTACACGCACCAATGGTTACCCGGCGGTATCAGTAGATGTGGCGCAGGTAGCGGGTTCCAACGCCCGCGATGTGATCACGCAAACGCTGAAAGTAATGGAAGATGCTTCCAAATCATTTCCAAAAGGAGTTAAATATGTGGTACTACAGAATGTAGATGATTTTCTGATGGCCTCCATCGATAAAGTATTGCATACCCTGTTTGAAGCCTTTATACTGGTATTTGTGGTAGTGTTCCTCTTTCTTCAGGATTTCCGGTCTACCCTGATCCCGGCTATATCCGTTCCGGTGGCCATCATCGGCACATTCTTTTTCCTGAAAGTTTTTGGTTTCACCATTAACCTCCTGACGTTATTTGCGTTGATTCTGGCGATCGGTATCGTAGTAGACGATGCCATCGTAATAGTAGAAGCCGTGCATGCCAGGCTGGACACGGGTTACCGGTCGGCCCGCAAGGCGAGTATTGATGCGTTGGGAGATATATCTGCTGCTATTATTTCCATTACGCTGGTGATGTCGGCCGTATTTGTACCAGTGAGTTTTATCGGCGGATCATCCGGTGTTTTCTACAAACAGTTCGGATTAACGCTGGCTATTGCCATCATCCTTTCTGCTATCAATGCGCTGACACTTAGTCCTGCCCTATGCGCTATTTTTCTCCGCCCACACGGCAACGGACATACGAAAAAAGGTTTCCTTCAGCGGTTTTACAGTGCATTTAATGCAGGGTTCGAAGGTATAACAAGGCGCTATACCACTACCCTGCACTTCTTTAGCAGACGCATTTGGATACCGATGTTGATCCTGTTATGCTTTTGTGCAGGGCTGGCAATAATTGCCAGGATAACCTCCACGGGGTTTGTACCGGAAGAAGATCTGGGCACCGTTAATTGTAACATCAGTCTGCCGCCGGATGCATCACTACAGCGAACAGATGTTGTTGCCAGGAAGATAGAAAAGATAGCCACCACCATTCCTGAAATCAACAATGTACTGGCGGTGACGGGCCGGGGCCAGTTGTCTGGTAATGGCAGCAACTATGCCATGGTGGTCATGCGCCTGATACCCTGGAGCAGCCGGCAGCGGACCATACAGCAGATCATTGCAGAGCTGAACAAAAAGGCCGCAAATATTACTGAGGCGGAGATCAAGTTTTTTGCGCCACCTACCATACAGGGTTTTGGCGCATCAAATGGCTTTGCCTTCCAGCTGCAGGATAAAACCGGTGGTGATATAGCCCGCTTTTACAAAGTGAGCAGAGATTTTCTCAGCGCGCTGACTGAACGGCCGGAGATCCAGTTTGCCACTACTTCTTTCAATCCTAACTTCCCACAATACCTGATGAATGTGAATGTACCGAAAGCGAAAGATGCCGGCCTGACAGTGACCGACATTACGAGTGCCATGCAGGGATATTTCGGGGGAATATACGCCTCCAACTTCAACCAGTTCGGGCAACAATACCGCGTGATGGTACAGGCTTCTCCCGAATACAGGATGACGCCGGAGAGTCTGAACGCCGTATTTGTTCGTACAGGCGCCGGCGTGATGGTGCCCATCACCGAGTTTGTAGACCTGACGCAAACCTATGGCCCACAAGCCATCACCAGGTTTAACCTGTTCAACTCTATTAGTGTAAATGGTACACCCAATCCATCTTACAGCTCCGGACAGGCCATAGCAGCTATCCAGCAGTCGGCCGCAGAAACGCTGCCTCCGGGGTTTGGGTTTGAGTTTTCAGGTATCACAAGAGAAGAGCTGGCAGGTAACAGCCAGACCATCTTCATCTTCCTGTTATGTCTCATTTTTGTGTACTTACTTCTGAGTGCACAGTACGAAAGCTATATATTGCCGCTGGCCATTCTGCTGGCCATACCGGTAGGAATATTTGGTGCATTCCTCTTTGCATGGCTATTTGGTATCAGTAATAACATCTATGTACAAATCACCCTTATTATGCTCATTGGGTTGCTGGCAAAAAACGCTATCCTGATTGTTGAATATGCAGTAGAAAGACGAAGAGCAGGTATGGATATTGCGGAAGCCGCCGTGAGTGG